Part of the Corynebacterium efficiens YS-314 genome is shown below.
TAGGCACGTCGCGGGTGGACCGCCCGGTGAAACCGTGGGAATGTGGCCGGTAGCAGATGTCATCAACCAATTTCAGGGGTATGCCGGAGAGTATTACCAGCACCCTGACGCCGGGGGTCATCCTCAGAAGACACCGGGCACGGCGGTCACACCGAGCAGACCGGCGCTGATCCCCAGCGTGGCCAGAATCGCGATGATGATGGCCACAACCGGGTTGGACCCGGAACTGGACTCTGCGCTGGACCCCGGACTGGATACAGAGTTAGGTTCTGCCACCGTGATGGAAGTGGAATCGGTGTGGCGTGCATCCTGGCTGAGGAAGGTGATGGTGGTTTTTCCCAGCGCAAGCGCGGTGATGGTGGTGTCCCCCGTGGCACCCGAGGTGGTGGCCACGCTGTTATCACCGGATGACAGCGTTCCGGGCAGATCAAACCCATCGCCGTTGTGCATGATCACATCGGTGGATTCACCCGGCGCCAGCCGGGAGCGGTAGGGCATGAGGGAGAAATCCCGGAGGATGTCGTTCTCCGGTATTGCGAGGCTGAGCACCGTGGCACCGTCGGCCAATGGCTGGGTGGAGGAGGGGACGGGGGAGTGGTGGGTGACATAGAAGCGGTCCACCGCCCCCACGCCCACGTATGAATTCCGGGGATTGAGGATGTTGTAGAGATGGCCCGAGTCGGAATTGGCCATACCGTTGGACCGCCGCAGGTGGCGCTCCTCCCCGTAGGTCAGCGCCTCCAGACAGCGCTGCAGAGTGATGTGTCCCTGGCAGAGGTTCTCGGCGTAGGACCGCACGCCACCGGGCAGGGTGGCGGTGAATGCACCGGTATTGTTGGCGCGGTCGTGGCTGATGCGCCCGGAGTATTTCTCCTCCACGGCGCGTTGCACCGCGATCCGCTCCATGTCACCACTCCAGAGCAGGTCATGGACATACTGATCCCGGGTGAGCCCCCGCGCGGTGACCGCCTCACGCAGCGGTCGGCCGTCGAAAGGCACGTTGTTGTCGTACATGGTGGCGCGCACCTGACGCAGATAGGGCAGGGAGATCTCCCGGATCTCCGACTGGGAGAGCTCGACGGTGGTGATCACCTCCACCCCCGGGCCCAGGGCAACGTCGAGGCTTTTCGACGGCGCTACCACCGGCGCGACCACCGGCGCCGCCTCCACCGGAATGGCGGAAACTGCGGCCACCGCGATGGGAGCGGTGAGGATGAGGAGTGGTGATCTGATATTCACGGGCGCAATACTATCCCGGGTGGAACCAGGACAGAGAATGGGAGCGAAAGTGCTAACCCAATGTGGGTGGGGGATTGTCGGTGAGGCCCTCGGCCTTCGATCTCCCCGGACCCCCGATAGCGGTAACCTATGAGGCATGGTTCAAGTGTTTCTGGTTGATGACCACTCGGTGTTCCGATCGGGCGTGAAGGCTGAGCTGGGTTCGGCGGTGGAGATCGTGGGCGAGGCCGGCACCGTGGCCGATGCCGTCACCGGCATCACCCAGACGCGTCCCGACGTCGTGCTTCTCGACGTCCACATGCCCGACGGTGGCGGCCTCGCCGTGATCCGCAGGGTTCTCGAGGCCGGCGTGGAGACCATCTTCCTCGCCCTGAGTGTCTCCGATGCCGCCGAGGATGTCATCGCCATCATCCGCGCCGGGGCACGCGGGTATGTCACCAAATCCATCTCCGGCGAGGAACTGGTGGAGGCCATCAACCGGGTGAACTCGGGCGACGCCTTCTTCTCCCCACGCCTGGCCGGGTTTGTCCTGGATGCCTTCGCCGCCCCTGATTCCCGTGCGGGCGCGGGCATCGTCGATGCGCCGGAGAAGGATGCCGCTGTTGAGAAGGGTGCTGTGATTGATGATCCGATCGTGGATGCGCTGACCCGCCGTGAGCTGGAGGTGCTGCGACTGCTGGCCCGCGGTTACACCTATAAGGAGATCGGCAAGGAGCTGTTCATCTCCGTGAAGACGGTGGAAACCCACGCCTCGAACATCCTGCGTAAGACCCAGCAGTCCAACCGCCATGCCCTCACCCGCTGGGCCCATTCAAGGGATCTCGACTGATGGCCCGTAATCGCGGGGGATCCACCCCGGCCGGTGCCGGGTCGAATGACAACTTCGACCAGAAGGCCGCCAAATTCACCTTCCAACCCACCCGCACCCTGCTGTTCAGCATCATCTTCACCGCCCTGGTGATGTGGCAGTCGGGTTTCTCCCTGTGGTGGGCCCTGCCCATCTGGTTCATCGTGTGGGCCTTTTTCATCCTCGGCCACAGTTTCTACAACTGGGCCAACCTCAAACTCATCGAGATGGGCCGCCGGAACAAACAGATCCTGGACGAACAGGAAAAAGACCGCAAACGGAAGCGGTAGCGAAAAAACACCGCCCGGAGATGCCACTGTTCACGTGGTTCTCTCAGGCGGTGTCGCGTGGGCGGGGTCGGATCAGGTATCCCGGTCGGGCTTCTCGACGAACGCCAACGCCCGGCTGCCATCCACATGAGGAAAGGTGAGAAACATCCACCCGGACACCAGCACCCACACCAGGATGCTCACCCACAGAGCGGATCCACCGAGCAACGGGGCCAGCATCAGGGCGAGCCAGGTGAGAAACAGGGGCATGATCTGCCCCACGGTGGGCACCATGGCCACACCGTGCTGGGCCCGGTACCGCTTCATCTCACCGCGGTAGGGATGTCCCAGGGTGATGAGGAACGCCGCGGCCAGGCAGGCTGCCATGATGCCGACCTGCACGCCAGTGGAGAGATCCGTGGTGAGCGCGGCCACCGCACCGCCCACCAACACCGATGCACTGATCCGCACGATGGGTGGGGTCGGGATCGGGGTGATGTGTGATCGCATCTGGCTGTAGCTGCTCATGGGGTCCATGATGATTCAGCCTAATCGACGGGATGGAAATTACCCTCACCGGGGAAATGACAGGAATTGCCGCCATTGGCGGAGTTTCTTCCCAGCTGTTGAGGTTGCTCGGGTGGGGGTAATCCATGTGGGTGGAAAAGTGCATTCTGGAAAGTATCCGGTAATTTATATCTAGATTGTCAAGGGCCTGTGCATATGCTGCAGGCCACCTGTTCGCCATTAACCTTCTAAGGTTAGAGTCTGTTTTGAGGATTAGATGTCTAAAACGAAGTTGATTGCCAGGCTTACCTCGGTTGCTATTTTTGCCACCTCCCTTGCGGTGGTCCCTGCCGCGAGCGCGGTGCAGCTCCACAGCGAGGAGCGCTCCGGGCGTCCCATCTGTGTGGCTACGCTGTCGGATCGGGAGACGCAGGTTTCCAAGGATTTCTTCCAGACCCTGATTAACGAGCACCTCGCACTCGAGGGTAAGCTCCGGGCGTTGTTTCCGGAATTGAAGGCCCAGTTCGAGGATGTGGATCGTCGACAGGCTGAGGGGGAATCGTTCATCTTCCCGGGTTATCCCGAACCGCTCCGATCTGCCATAGACAATGCAGGGTTCGGTTATGACGAGCGGTCTCTTTTCTTCTTCACCAACTCACGTGATCACGTGCAGTATCAGGATTATGCGGAAAACGGATATTCGGTAGAGGTTGAGATCGCTCCCAACTGGACCAGAGCGGAGTTTGAAAGCTACCCCTTCGGTTCTGCTCCGGTGATTCCCGCCGGTGCGGATTGGGGAGCTCAGCAGTTCAGTTACGCCATCACTGCCCAGAGTGAGGTCAATGAGTACAGCATCAGTAAGTTGGAATACTCGGTGCCCAGCGCCGCATTGCGACCGATCATCAATCCACACAAGGTGCGTGTGGAATCCATCCGTAGCGAATTTAAGGAATCTTGGAATTACTATGAGCTGGACAGGGCTGCCACTGCATGCGTGAATTCCTACCAGTCAGGTGATTTTCCAGCACCGGAGTCTGTGCCCACCACGACCTATGCCCCCACGGTCACGGTCACAGCAGCCCCCTCCACCGTGACGGAAACGCCTGAACCAACCACCGTGACGGTCGAGCCGTCGACCGTTGTGGTTGAGCCGTCACCGATCACGACCACTGCCGCTACGGAGACCGTGACCGTGACTCCAGCACCGGTCACCTCCACCGCGCCGGTTGAAACCGTTGTGGAGACCCCGGCCCCGGCAACGTCAACAGCGGCCACTAAGACGGTAACCGTGACCCCCGCGCCGGTCACCACCACCAAGGCGCGGGAGACGGTGACGGTCACACCGGAGCCAACCACTTCCACCGCCGCGCCGGAGACTGTTGTGGAGACCCCGGCACCGGTGACCTCAACGGCAGCCACGGGAACCACCACTGTGACCCCGGCACCCGTGACCACCACCAGGGCGAAGGAAACCGTGACCATCACCCCGGCTCCGGCGACATCCACCGCCACGAAACCGACCGTGACCGTGACCGCTGAGCCGACCACTGTCACCACCACTCCCACCGTGACTGTTACCGCAGATCCTGTGGAGGTCACCGAATCCGACGATGCTCCTGAGAAGAAAGAGTCCGAGGGGATGGGCATGCTGCCAATCATCATTGCGATCCTCGCGGCGCTCGGCGGTATCGCTGGGTTTATTCTCAACAGCCCCGCGATTCTGCAGGGCCTGATCTAGTCCCACGGTCCCGGATCAGCACAACCCGGTTGGTTCATCATGCGAGAGCTGATGTTCCAGCCGGGTTTGTCATTGCGCCTGCTTGTGCCGCCCCTCCCGGTTCAACCGGTTGCATCGGTGTAATCCGTCGTGTTAACTGGATTTCATGAATGGAACACATGTTCTAGGAATGGGGGGGGATGGTCCGGTGTCGCCCCTCCCGGATCTCGCCGGGATGGGCAGATCGGAGCGCATCCACGCGTTGCGTTCCCGCATGTCCGCGATGGGTGCAGCCGTTCCACAACTGCGGGAGGGGCATGCTCCTCAGCCAGAAACGCCGCCGACACAGGAGGATGTTCTCCCAGCTCCGGAGGTGTTATCCCGGTTCCTGCCCGGGGAGGGGTTTCCGCGTCGGGCGGTGACGCTGTTCCCTGATCAGCCACTGCTGGTGGTTGAACTTCTTGCCCATGTTACCGCCCGGGGTGGATACGCCGCGATGATCGGGTGGCGGGAGTTCGCCTATGCCGGGGTGGTCGAATCCGGAGGTGTGTGCGAGAACATCATCGTCATCCCCGACCCCGGCCCCCAGCCGCTCAACGTCGCCGCGGTGTTGTGCGAGGGACTTGATCTGGTGGTTTACCACGGCACGGAGGCCACGCTCTCACCCACCCGCGCCCGGCCGCTGCTGGGCAAACTCCGCCGGGGGACCGCCGCCCTGATCATGGTGGGCACCGGTGTGCCATCACCAGCGGTGACGGTGGATGCACGGACCACCGATTATCTGGGTATCGGACCTGGTCAGGGCCGCATCCGGGGTGTAGAGATGCATATCAGCATCACCGCTCGCGGCCATGCCCCGGCGGGTGGGACGGTGGTGCTCGGGGAGCGTGGGTGCCACTGTGGACACCACCGTGGGCTCCGGGTGGTGTGAGGCCATCATGCGCATCATGGCACTGTGGTTCCCCGACTGGCCGGTGCAGGCGGTGCGCTTGAACAGGGATGATCCCGCGCCCGCGGATGATCCCCTGGCCATTGCCGAGCACCACCGGATCCGGGCGTGTGGGCTTGCCGCACGCCGGCGCGGGGTGCGCCGCGGGATGAAGGTGCGCCAGGCCCGGGCGGTCTGTCCGGACCTGGAGGTGATCGACGCCGACCCCGAACGCGATGCCCGCATGTTCGAGGGCGTCATCGCCTCCCTCGGTGAGGTCGCCTCCAGCGTCGAGGTGCTCCGCCCCGGGCTGGTCATCATCGCTGCCGACGCCGCCGCCCGCTATCACGGTTCGGAGGAGGTCGCCGCCCAGCTGCTTATCGACGCCGCCTCCCGCACCGGTGTCGATATCATCGCCGGGGTTGCCGACGAGGTCACCACGGCGGTGATTGCCACCCGCGTGGTCGGGGGCGGGGTGGTGCGGTCCGGCGCGTCGACAAGCTTTTTGGCACAGCAACCACTCGGGGTGCTGGTGGCAGAGGAGGCCCTGGGATGTGATGGGCAGGTGGTGCAGGCATTGCAGGATCTGGGAATCACCACGCTGGGGGAACTCGCCGCGCTTCCGGTGGGGTCGGTGGCGACCCGTTTCGGGCAGGCCGGTCTGCGCTGCCACGCCATCGCCACCGCCAGACATGGACGCCGTGTTGCCCCGCCGATTGATGGGGCGAACTGGGAGGTCTCCCACATATCGGAGGAGCCGATCACCCGCGTGGACGCGGCGGCGTTCCGGGCGCGCGCCCTGGCGGTGCAGCTGCATGCGCGGCTGGCCGAGGCCGGTGTGGTCTGCCAGGTGCTGCGGGTCACCGCCGATTTCACCGATGGCACCACCAGCAGCAGGGTGTGGCGGACCAGCGAACCACTGACGGAAGGCGCCACGGCGGACCGGGTGCGCTGGCAGCTGGATGGTTGGCTGACCGCGCGCGGTGTGGTGGAGGAGACCGATGGTGGGATCACCGCCCTGTGGCTGACCCCGCTGGAATGCGTCCCCCCGGAGATGGCCAGCGAGGGGTTGTGGGATACCGGCACCAGCCACCGGGCGGTGGCGCGACAGGTGGTTGAACGTGTGCAGTCCACCCTGGGCATCACCGCGGTTCTCCAACCGGTACCCGCCGGTGGTCGGGGAGTGGCCGAGCGCATCATCCTGGTGCCCTTCGGTGAGCAACCCGATCCGGTGCGCAGGCCCGGCGGTGAGTGGCTGGGCCGGTTGCCCACCCCGCTGCCGGCGCGCCTGGGCGGTGGGATCAACCATCCGGCGGCCCAGGTGGTGCTGATCAGCGCCTCGGGCACACGGGTCACAGTGACCGCCGAGGTGCGGCTGACCGACTCACCCTATGCTCTGGGCTGGGGGCCACGCCGGTATCTGGTGACCGGGTGGGCGGGACCGTGGCCGGTGGATGACCGCTGGTGGGACAGCTCCGGGCAGCGATACGCCCGCCTCCAGGTGGTGGGGCGGGCGGTGTCCGGGGCAGGGACCACAGGGGCGCTAGGGGCGCTGGGGGCTATGGGGGCCGAGCCCGAGTCTGACCCCCGGGCGTGGCTGCTGATCTGGCTGAAGGCAGGTGGCGGATTGAGGCGATCTATTAACGCCCCGAGGGGGTTACTGGGCGAGGATGTCCACGACCAGACGGTGGGGATCCTGCAGCACGGTCACGGAGTAGGGGCGTT
Proteins encoded:
- a CDS encoding response regulator, whose product is MVQVFLVDDHSVFRSGVKAELGSAVEIVGEAGTVADAVTGITQTRPDVVLLDVHMPDGGGLAVIRRVLEAGVETIFLALSVSDAAEDVIAIIRAGARGYVTKSISGEELVEAINRVNSGDAFFSPRLAGFVLDAFAAPDSRAGAGIVDAPEKDAAVEKGAVIDDPIVDALTRRELEVLRLLARGYTYKEIGKELFISVKTVETHASNILRKTQQSNRHALTRWAHSRDLD